From the genome of Scytonema hofmannii PCC 7110, one region includes:
- the panB gene encoding 3-methyl-2-oxobutanoate hydroxymethyltransferase, with product MKKDSSYLLAKKRNHQKIVALTAYDYPTALLEDRAGVDVIFVGDSVGTNILGYDSEQEVTVDDIAHHLKAVRRGVSQAYILGDLPYNSYETPEQALDNAKKLLAHGADIVKLEGVREKVIKHLIEHDIKVCGHLGLLPQTQPQKRVQGKSFEQANAIIEGAIALEKIGISMLVLELIPEELGQIVTEKLSIPTIGIGSGRFTDGQVLIVNDILGITPRKLKLAKQYQDYQTLTAQVIQQYKEDVEQSLFPAEENVWHMAEEELKHFR from the coding sequence ATGAAAAAAGACTCATCTTACTTGCTGGCGAAAAAGCGGAATCATCAAAAAATTGTAGCCCTGACAGCGTATGATTATCCCACAGCGCTGTTGGAAGATAGGGCTGGAGTTGATGTCATTTTTGTTGGTGACAGCGTAGGCACAAATATACTTGGGTATGATAGCGAACAAGAGGTTACGGTAGATGATATTGCCCATCATCTTAAAGCTGTTCGACGAGGAGTATCCCAAGCGTATATTCTTGGTGATTTGCCCTATAATTCCTATGAAACTCCTGAACAAGCACTCGATAATGCCAAAAAACTTTTAGCACATGGAGCAGATATTGTTAAATTAGAAGGTGTTCGAGAAAAAGTCATCAAGCATCTGATCGAACATGATATAAAAGTTTGCGGTCATCTTGGTTTACTGCCACAAACTCAACCGCAGAAGAGGGTACAAGGAAAAAGTTTTGAACAAGCGAATGCAATTATTGAAGGTGCGATCGCGCTGGAAAAAATTGGTATATCAATGCTTGTTTTGGAACTGATTCCTGAAGAACTCGGTCAAATCGTGACTGAAAAACTAAGTATCCCCACCATTGGAATTGGTTCTGGTAGGTTTACGGATGGGCAAGTTCTTATTGTGAACGACATATTAGGAATAACACCCCGCAAGCTAAAACTGGCAAAACAATATCAGGATTATCAAACTTTGACGGCTCAAGTCATACAACAATACAAAGAAGATGTCGAACAAAGTTTATTTCCAGCAGAGGAAAATGTTTGGCATATGGCAGAGGAAGAATTAAAACATTTCCGTTAA
- a CDS encoding NAD-dependent epimerase/dehydratase family protein has product MILVTGATGMLGSFVVRELQQRGQHIRILARTNSEPAIQKTNVDVVLGDLANTDSLCRAAHQVTGIIHIACTFTHPEVDIAAMETLLKCWERGAFVFISSVDVYGYAQWIPIAENHPLNTTYSSYSYGKVSCETLLEEAARKRKRSDFSILRPPHIWGPDPRCLTKKGLWTTNIYEKVYRSEDIILPGETQDEWSQFGDAWVDARELAWASVECLKKPLGLAANVINNNFTWHDFCTELIHITRSRSAIRHSNSGSSFFAQYWKYSGERLQQHLNFNPIYRWQDTLAEMVTLTGSFQNNSQ; this is encoded by the coding sequence ATGATTTTGGTCACCGGCGCAACAGGTATGTTGGGAAGTTTTGTTGTACGAGAACTACAACAACGCGGACAGCACATTCGCATACTAGCTCGAACGAACTCAGAACCTGCCATACAAAAGACAAATGTTGACGTAGTTCTTGGCGATCTTGCTAACACTGATAGTCTTTGCCGTGCTGCACATCAAGTAACAGGCATTATTCATATAGCTTGTACATTCACACATCCTGAAGTAGATATTGCTGCAATGGAAACGTTACTCAAATGTTGGGAGCGAGGAGCGTTTGTATTTATAAGTAGTGTAGATGTGTATGGTTATGCTCAATGGATTCCGATCGCTGAGAATCATCCATTAAATACGACTTATTCATCCTACAGCTATGGCAAAGTGTCCTGCGAAACGTTATTAGAAGAAGCAGCCCGAAAGAGAAAGCGCAGTGACTTTAGTATCCTTCGACCACCACATATTTGGGGTCCAGATCCGCGTTGTCTTACAAAAAAAGGTTTATGGACAACGAATATCTACGAAAAAGTATATAGGAGTGAAGATATCATCTTGCCTGGGGAGACTCAGGACGAATGGTCACAGTTTGGTGATGCTTGGGTAGATGCGCGAGAACTAGCTTGGGCATCAGTTGAATGTTTGAAGAAGCCACTAGGACTGGCAGCTAATGTTATCAACAACAATTTTACGTGGCATGACTTCTGCACTGAATTAATTCACATTACTAGAAGCCGCAGTGCTATTAGGCATAGTAACTCTGGAAGTAGTTTTTTCGCGCAATACTGGAAATACAGTGGTGAAAGATTACAACAACACTTAAACTTTAACCCCATCTACAGGTGGCAGGATACTCTTGCAGAGATGGTTACTCTAACTGGTTCTTTTCAAAATAATTCTCAATGA
- the trmFO gene encoding FADH(2)-oxidizing methylenetetrahydrofolate--tRNA-(uracil(54)-C(5))-methyltransferase TrmFO, with protein MEKQPIQVIGGGLAGTEAAWQIAQAGIPVILWEMRPKQLSGAHHTEHLAELVCSNSFGAMASDRATGLLHEELRQLGSIVISKADEHAVPAGGALAVDRGQFSFDLTETLARHPLIELRREELRAIPEDIVVLATGPLTSPDLAEDLHRFTGMEYLSFFDAASPIIVGESINRDIAFLASRYDKGEAAYLNCPMNKEQYLRFWQELCAAEQVELKDFERETAKFFEGCLPIEEMARRGEDTMRYGPLKPVGLSDSRTGERPYAVVQLRQEDKAGQLWNMVGFQTNLRWGEQKRVFRLIPSLENAEFVRLGVMHRNTFINAPQLMLPNLQFKQRPTLFAAGQLIGTEGYTAAAAGGWLAGTNAARVALGKEPLTLPNTTMMGSLFEFISSASPKHFQPMPPNFGILPDLGEKIKNKQERYGRYRDRSLADIQKFAIHN; from the coding sequence ATGGAAAAACAACCGATTCAAGTTATTGGAGGTGGACTAGCTGGGACAGAAGCAGCGTGGCAAATAGCCCAAGCTGGGATACCTGTCATTCTGTGGGAAATGCGTCCAAAACAATTGAGTGGTGCTCATCATACGGAACATTTGGCAGAATTGGTATGTAGCAATTCATTTGGGGCAATGGCAAGCGATCGCGCAACGGGTCTGTTGCATGAAGAGTTGCGCCAACTTGGTTCTATCGTAATATCAAAAGCCGATGAACACGCAGTCCCTGCAGGTGGAGCGCTTGCTGTAGATAGGGGACAATTTAGCTTTGATTTAACAGAAACCCTAGCTCGCCATCCCTTGATTGAACTGCGTCGGGAAGAATTACGTGCTATACCGGAGGACATTGTTGTTTTAGCAACAGGTCCTTTAACCAGCCCAGACTTGGCAGAAGATTTGCACCGCTTCACCGGGATGGAATACCTCAGCTTTTTTGATGCTGCCAGTCCGATTATTGTGGGAGAATCGATTAATCGCGATATTGCTTTTCTTGCCTCTCGTTACGACAAGGGTGAAGCCGCATATCTCAACTGTCCGATGAATAAAGAGCAGTACTTGCGGTTTTGGCAAGAACTTTGTGCCGCCGAACAAGTGGAATTAAAAGATTTTGAGAGGGAAACCGCAAAATTTTTTGAAGGTTGTTTGCCAATTGAAGAAATGGCAAGACGGGGAGAAGATACCATGCGTTATGGTCCCTTGAAACCCGTAGGGTTGTCAGACAGTCGCACTGGAGAACGTCCCTATGCCGTGGTACAGTTGCGGCAAGAAGACAAAGCCGGACAGCTTTGGAATATGGTAGGATTTCAAACTAATTTGCGATGGGGTGAGCAAAAACGTGTTTTTCGGTTGATTCCCAGTTTGGAAAATGCAGAGTTTGTACGGTTGGGAGTGATGCACCGCAACACTTTTATTAATGCTCCCCAGTTGATGCTCCCTAATTTGCAATTTAAACAGCGCCCGACTTTGTTCGCTGCGGGACAGCTCATTGGAACTGAAGGTTATACCGCAGCTGCTGCAGGTGGCTGGTTGGCGGGAACCAATGCAGCTCGCGTTGCTTTGGGTAAAGAACCTTTGACTTTACCCAATACAACAATGATGGGGTCGCTGTTTGAATTTATTAGTTCGGCTTCACCCAAGCATTTCCAGCCAATGCCACCTAACTTTGGTATACTGCCAGACCTGGGAGAGAAAATTAAAAATAAACAGGAGCGTTACGGGCGTTACCGCGATCGCTCTCTGGCTGATATCCAAAAATTCGCAATTCATAACTAG
- a CDS encoding Uma2 family endonuclease has protein sequence MTQAQTKQVTFEEFAAWRPENGRYELHNGVIVEMAQPLGGHEKVTGFLARKITVAFDKLDLPYFIPRKVLVKPSENESGYEPDVLVINEKNLVNEPLWGKTSTVMYGASIPLIVEVVSTNWDDDYYMKQGKYENMGIPEYWIADYLGLGAKKFTGNPKRPTFSVYQLIDDEYQVRRFQGNDRIVSPTFTELNITAQQVFDAANAD, from the coding sequence ATGACCCAAGCTCAAACTAAACAAGTAACCTTTGAAGAATTTGCCGCTTGGCGTCCAGAAAACGGACGTTATGAACTACACAATGGGGTCATTGTTGAAATGGCGCAACCTTTAGGGGGACATGAAAAAGTTACGGGATTTTTAGCTCGTAAGATAACCGTAGCGTTTGATAAATTAGATCTCCCTTATTTTATTCCTAGAAAAGTATTAGTAAAACCATCTGAAAATGAATCGGGTTATGAGCCAGATGTGCTAGTAATCAACGAAAAAAATCTTGTAAATGAACCGCTTTGGGGAAAAACATCAACTGTAATGTATGGGGCGTCAATTCCGTTGATTGTAGAAGTTGTATCAACCAACTGGGATGATGACTACTACATGAAGCAGGGAAAATATGAAAATATGGGGATTCCTGAATACTGGATTGCTGACTATCTGGGATTGGGTGCAAAAAAGTTTACGGGGAATCCAAAACGACCTACTTTCTCAGTTTATCAGTTGATAGATGATGAGTATCAAGTAAGGCGGTTTCAAGGCAATGACCGTATAGTTTCTCCAACTTTCACTGAGCTTAATATCACCGCACAGCAAGTTTTTGATGCAGCCAATGCTGATTGA
- a CDS encoding pentapeptide repeat-containing protein: MSNSQVRGVLVSGKGNYESFMGLNFQGANLAEAELVNANFTKANLSYATFAGATLINANFTQADLSRATFVKANLQRANLSKTLALSTVFCEAKLTAACIESWTIDDTTLLEESLCDYVYLKENEQERYPSSGKFAPGDFEKLFQEVINTVDLIFHNSINKEAFIYSWQQLYIENEGIKLDIKGIERKGDDIVLVKVHVPPTTDKEKIHTSFFQNYEIALKTTIEDKYRALLDSKEEETARERQD, translated from the coding sequence TTGAGCAACTCACAAGTACGGGGAGTACTGGTTTCTGGAAAAGGCAATTATGAATCTTTTATGGGATTAAATTTTCAAGGTGCAAATCTTGCTGAAGCAGAACTTGTGAATGCAAATTTTACAAAAGCGAACTTAAGTTATGCAACTTTTGCTGGAGCAACGCTTATCAATGCTAATTTTACTCAAGCCGACTTGAGCCGTGCCACTTTTGTAAAAGCCAATCTACAACGTGCAAACTTGTCAAAAACCTTAGCCCTAAGTACAGTATTTTGTGAAGCGAAGCTTACAGCTGCTTGTATAGAGTCATGGACTATAGATGATACCACATTACTTGAAGAATCCTTATGCGATTATGTTTATTTGAAGGAGAACGAACAAGAACGTTATCCGAGTAGTGGCAAATTTGCCCCTGGAGATTTCGAGAAACTATTTCAAGAAGTTATCAATACTGTCGATCTGATTTTTCATAACAGTATTAATAAAGAAGCCTTTATTTACTCATGGCAGCAATTATATATTGAAAATGAAGGAATAAAGTTAGATATCAAAGGTATTGAACGGAAAGGAGATGATATAGTTCTTGTTAAAGTTCATGTGCCACCTACAACTGACAAAGAGAAAATTCATACTAGCTTTTTTCAAAATTATGAGATTGCTCTCAAAACAACTATAGAAGATAAATATCGAGCTTTATTGGATAGTAAAGAGGAAGAAACAGCCAGAGAGCGTCAAGATTAG
- a CDS encoding GNAT family N-acetyltransferase, whose translation MKVFLETERLILRSFTAEDAENLFQLDSDPKVMRFINGGKPTEYNIIKEQVLPRFLGYYQKYDRFGFWATVEKSSNEFIGWFHFYPAVEHQFALELQIVNSNEIALGYRLCQSTWGKGYATEASKALINKGFMEWDVQRIVAWALTVNKASTRVMEKVGLKLEKEFAFTESQLPNLQPSDRKIAFYALNKNEFQQISFSQADDYKIKPLS comes from the coding sequence ATGAAAGTCTTTTTAGAAACAGAAAGATTGATTTTGCGTTCCTTTACAGCAGAAGATGCTGAAAACCTTTTTCAACTCGATAGCGATCCCAAAGTTATGCGTTTTATTAACGGGGGAAAGCCAACAGAATACAACATTATTAAAGAACAAGTGTTGCCTAGATTTTTAGGATACTATCAGAAATACGATCGCTTTGGATTTTGGGCGACTGTAGAAAAATCAAGCAATGAGTTTATTGGGTGGTTTCACTTCTATCCTGCTGTTGAACATCAATTTGCCTTGGAGTTACAAATAGTTAACAGCAATGAAATTGCGTTGGGTTACCGATTGTGCCAATCCACTTGGGGAAAAGGATATGCCACTGAAGCCTCAAAAGCATTGATCAATAAGGGTTTTATGGAATGGGACGTTCAAAGAATTGTGGCATGGGCATTGACAGTAAACAAAGCATCTACTCGGGTTATGGAAAAAGTAGGATTAAAGTTAGAAAAAGAGTTTGCTTTCACAGAAAGTCAGCTACCAAACCTGCAACCATCAGACCGAAAAATAGCTTTTTATGCTTTAAATAAAAATGAGTTTCAACAAATATCCTTTTCACAAGCAGATGATTACAAAATTAAACCTCTATCTTAG
- a CDS encoding N-acetyltransferase, which translates to MNEFDVVRGADAQVQQDIAYWEDKADDYVNEFFDNQIERVYGTQFGDNLAIIADIAENVVIDPETFRGVRDKEGRLQAAAIIRQERDYLEVDFMATAPWNILRNQPESLKGAGTSMIEELTKESRDLGFGGRLKLYAIPRARQFYANIGFVETNEGDWELTPEAAGRFLEEQRRFRQTGRK; encoded by the coding sequence GTGAACGAGTTTGATGTCGTTAGAGGAGCAGATGCACAAGTTCAGCAAGACATTGCTTATTGGGAGGACAAGGCTGATGATTATGTGAACGAATTTTTCGATAATCAAATAGAGCGTGTGTATGGTACGCAGTTTGGTGATAATCTAGCAATTATTGCCGATATTGCCGAAAATGTGGTGATAGATCCAGAAACTTTTAGAGGTGTGCGAGATAAAGAGGGTAGGTTACAAGCAGCAGCCATTATTCGGCAAGAAAGAGATTACCTAGAAGTTGACTTCATGGCAACAGCACCTTGGAATATCTTGCGAAATCAGCCGGAAAGTCTAAAGGGTGCTGGTACTTCGATGATAGAAGAGCTAACTAAGGAAAGCAGAGACTTAGGTTTTGGAGGTCGCTTGAAACTGTATGCTATTCCACGAGCTAGACAATTTTATGCAAATATTGGCTTTGTAGAAACCAATGAAGGAGACTGGGAGCTAACTCCAGAAGCGGCTGGAAGGTTTTTGGAGGAGCAAAGACGGTTTAGGCAAACTGGAAGGAAGTAG
- a CDS encoding TetR/AcrR family transcriptional regulator → MSKGEETKEKILQQAAELFNQQGYAGASIADIMRVTGLQKGGIYNHFQSKDDLALQAFDFAIAQFKERYRTILRSKHHAVDRLRAIVDIFRSNIDNPIIKGGCPILNTAIESDDTHPALRERTRQAMDSWREMVSQIIQKGIERGEIRPTVNIDEIATIMISSLEGAVMMSKLYGDLIYIERVTQHLNEYIKSHLQI, encoded by the coding sequence ATGTCCAAAGGCGAAGAAACTAAAGAGAAAATTCTCCAACAAGCAGCTGAACTGTTTAATCAACAGGGTTATGCTGGTGCGTCTATTGCGGATATCATGCGTGTCACGGGATTGCAGAAAGGAGGCATATATAATCATTTTCAAAGCAAAGACGATCTCGCATTACAAGCGTTTGATTTTGCGATCGCTCAATTTAAAGAGCGTTACAGAACTATACTGCGTAGCAAGCATCATGCTGTGGATAGATTGCGAGCGATCGTAGATATTTTTCGCAGCAATATAGATAACCCAATTATCAAGGGAGGGTGTCCCATACTGAACACAGCGATTGAGAGTGACGACACGCACCCTGCTTTGCGAGAACGTACTAGACAAGCAATGGACTCTTGGCGGGAAATGGTATCTCAAATTATCCAAAAGGGGATCGAAAGGGGTGAAATTCGTCCGACGGTTAACATTGATGAAATAGCTACCATCATGATTTCTTCACTTGAGGGTGCTGTGATGATGAGCAAGCTATACGGAGATCTGATTTATATAGAAAGAGTCACTCAGCATTTAAACGAGTATATAAAGAGCCACTTGCAAATCTAG
- a CDS encoding glycine-rich domain-containing protein, translated as MVKSASVKFASRKFVPPIPAKAIARYKMFLHLIYLYPNSTIVPTCEIDIVWHYHILDTRKYAWDCEWLFGYFVHHNPNLNSRSEIDQRALERAISDTKTLLAEHFGVLLIEEVQKSQSFVLPNNKLQQASACADL; from the coding sequence CTGGTAAAGTCAGCTTCTGTTAAATTTGCATCACGAAAGTTCGTTCCTCCAATACCAGCAAAAGCGATCGCTCGCTACAAAATGTTTCTGCATTTAATCTACCTCTACCCTAATAGTACAATTGTCCCTACCTGCGAAATCGATATTGTCTGGCATTACCACATCTTGGACACTCGCAAATACGCCTGGGATTGCGAGTGGTTATTTGGTTACTTTGTGCATCACAACCCCAACTTAAATTCTAGGAGTGAGATAGACCAACGAGCTTTAGAAAGAGCAATTTCTGACACCAAAACATTGTTGGCAGAACATTTTGGCGTACTCTTAATTGAGGAAGTCCAAAAATCTCAAAGTTTTGTCCTCCCTAACAATAAATTACAGCAAGCAAGTGCTTGTGCAGACCTGTAA
- a CDS encoding CHAT domain-containing protein — MECKGKLPPDLYIPECYNKWQLAYRKSVNAAFRLDVPETQITNFSNSHFYTECCEMAQSLKKHFNLWLNSEEFRPVKEQMLVELNPVDSIRIILQTENELLRRLPWHLWDFCERYSKAEVAMSNTVYRARDRNKIQHSISSKSQVTILAILGDSCGINIQKDKVLLEQLTDNTEIKYLIEPTRQEIQEELWNQTWDVLYFAGHSLSSTDTKIGYLCINKTDNLTISDLKYALEKTIENGLKLAIFNSCDGLGLAFNLANLQIPQMIVMREFVPDEVAQEFLTNFLKAFVSGNSLYQSVRNAREQLQHWENRFPCATWLPVIFQNPSQIPPFWQELQDFK, encoded by the coding sequence GTGGAGTGTAAGGGTAAGCTACCTCCAGATTTGTATATTCCAGAGTGTTACAATAAGTGGCAATTAGCTTATCGCAAAAGCGTCAATGCTGCCTTTCGCTTGGACGTTCCAGAAACGCAAATTACTAATTTTAGCAATAGTCATTTTTATACGGAATGCTGTGAAATGGCCCAGAGTCTGAAAAAACATTTCAATTTATGGCTCAATTCCGAGGAGTTTCGCCCTGTCAAAGAGCAAATGCTCGTAGAACTAAATCCAGTCGATTCAATTCGGATAATCTTGCAAACAGAAAATGAGTTACTTCGTCGCCTACCTTGGCATCTCTGGGATTTTTGTGAGCGCTATTCAAAAGCTGAAGTTGCAATGAGTAACACAGTCTATCGAGCGCGCGATCGTAACAAAATTCAACATTCTATATCTTCTAAATCTCAAGTCACAATCTTAGCAATTCTGGGTGATAGCTGTGGAATCAATATTCAAAAAGACAAAGTTTTGCTAGAACAATTGACTGATAACACAGAAATTAAATATTTAATAGAGCCAACGCGACAGGAGATTCAGGAGGAACTTTGGAACCAAACTTGGGATGTTCTCTATTTTGCCGGTCATAGTTTAAGCAGTACGGATACCAAAATCGGTTATTTATGCATAAATAAAACTGATAATTTGACCATTTCCGATCTAAAATATGCTCTGGAAAAGACAATTGAAAATGGTTTAAAGCTAGCGATTTTTAACTCTTGTGATGGTTTAGGATTAGCGTTCAATTTAGCCAACTTACAGATTCCACAGATGATTGTCATGCGCGAGTTTGTGCCAGATGAAGTTGCCCAAGAGTTCTTAACAAACTTCTTGAAAGCATTTGTAAGTGGAAATTCACTTTATCAATCAGTACGTAATGCACGCGAACAGTTACAGCACTGGGAAAATAGATTTCCATGTGCAACTTGGCTACCCGTGATTTTTCAGAATCCATCACAAATTCCCCCATTCTGGCAAGAACTACAAGATTTTAAATAA
- a CDS encoding iron-containing alcohol dehydrogenase, producing the protein MDNFSFYNPVNILFGKGQIASITAEIPANAKVLVTYGGGSIKTNGVYDQVVSALAGRQVMEFGGIEPNPRLETLMKAVELVRTEGIDFLLAVGGGSVIDGTKFIAAAVPFTGDPWDILAKTAPVKDALPLGVVLTIPATGSEMNTFSVVTKWETKDKLVFSSPLVYPRFSVLDPETTFSLPQKQISNGIVDAFTHVMEQYLTYPAHAPLQDRMAESILKTLIEIGPKTLANPKDYDARAIFMWCATMALNGLIGVGVPQDWSTHNIGHELTALHGLDHAQTLAIVLPSTMSVRRSSKWQKLLQYAERVWGIVNGTEEERVNEAISSTRNFFESVGVRTRLSDYGIGRETIPVIVERLEKRGQVALGEQQDVNPQVVEEILQLCA; encoded by the coding sequence ATGGATAACTTTAGCTTCTACAATCCCGTAAACATCTTATTTGGCAAAGGTCAAATCGCCAGTATTACAGCCGAAATTCCTGCAAATGCCAAAGTTCTTGTCACTTATGGAGGAGGTAGTATCAAGACGAATGGTGTTTACGACCAGGTCGTGTCTGCGTTAGCTGGACGACAGGTGATGGAGTTTGGCGGTATTGAACCTAATCCCCGTCTGGAAACACTGATGAAAGCGGTGGAACTGGTGCGAACTGAGGGGATTGACTTTTTACTTGCTGTTGGTGGCGGCTCTGTTATTGATGGTACAAAATTTATCGCTGCGGCTGTTCCCTTTACGGGCGATCCCTGGGATATTCTGGCAAAAACAGCACCTGTGAAAGATGCTTTACCTTTGGGTGTTGTACTGACGATACCTGCAACTGGTTCGGAAATGAATACATTTTCAGTAGTGACCAAATGGGAAACTAAGGATAAATTAGTTTTTAGCAGCCCCTTGGTGTATCCCCGGTTCTCGGTTCTCGATCCAGAAACAACTTTCTCTCTACCTCAAAAGCAAATTAGTAATGGTATCGTTGATGCTTTTACTCATGTCATGGAACAGTATTTGACTTATCCTGCTCATGCACCTTTACAAGATCGAATGGCGGAGTCCATCTTAAAAACGCTGATTGAAATAGGACCAAAAACTCTGGCAAATCCTAAGGACTATGATGCACGAGCCATTTTTATGTGGTGCGCTACTATGGCTCTCAATGGGCTGATTGGTGTAGGAGTCCCGCAGGATTGGTCTACCCATAATATAGGTCACGAATTAACTGCTTTACACGGATTAGACCACGCTCAAACTTTGGCGATTGTGCTACCCAGTACCATGTCAGTTAGGCGCAGTAGCAAATGGCAGAAGCTGTTACAATATGCCGAACGAGTTTGGGGTATTGTGAATGGTACTGAGGAAGAACGGGTCAATGAAGCGATCTCTTCAACTCGCAACTTCTTTGAATCTGTAGGTGTACGGACTCGTCTCTCAGACTATGGTATCGGACGCGAAACCATTCCGGTAATTGTTGAGCGTTTGGAGAAACGGGGACAAGTTGCTTTGGGCGAACAACAGGATGTCAATCCTCAAGTTGTTGAAGAGATTCTGCAACTTTGTGCTTAG
- a CDS encoding endonuclease/exonuclease/phosphatase family protein gives MVKLVTINILYDLEEWEQRKSLLVDGLAPEQADLIALQEVKLPENTAGELAQQLGMPYVQLVQEQKLGSLERTHTIAILSRHPFVLQEVLDLQSQGRVAQYVQVVIDNQPLVFCNGHYYWYPGSHPERDKQVQLLLDWLSHLPEGMPIVAVGDFNGTPETSAITLMRSHFFSAYAAHHGHEPEYTCPTPLARRTWKKALRLMIRDWISNRTLRPWRGTLDYIFVNQHIRVQDAYIILNQPAPHSPTLYPSDHFGIAAVVEISGS, from the coding sequence ATGGTTAAATTAGTCACAATTAATATTTTGTACGATCTAGAAGAGTGGGAGCAGCGAAAGAGTCTGTTAGTCGATGGACTGGCACCAGAGCAAGCTGACCTAATTGCTTTACAAGAAGTTAAGCTACCAGAAAATACAGCGGGTGAGCTTGCACAGCAGCTTGGTATGCCTTACGTGCAGTTAGTGCAAGAGCAAAAATTAGGTTCGCTCGAAAGGACTCATACAATTGCAATTCTGAGTCGCCATCCATTTGTCTTGCAAGAAGTACTCGATTTACAAAGTCAAGGACGTGTTGCTCAGTACGTTCAAGTTGTCATAGACAACCAGCCATTGGTGTTTTGCAATGGACACTATTACTGGTATCCTGGCTCGCATCCAGAGCGGGATAAGCAAGTACAGTTGCTGCTTGACTGGTTAAGTCATCTGCCAGAAGGGATGCCGATTGTAGCAGTCGGTGATTTCAACGGCACACCCGAAACGAGTGCCATTACACTGATGCGATCGCACTTCTTCTCAGCTTATGCTGCACATCACGGTCATGAACCAGAGTACACCTGTCCTACACCGCTGGCTCGCCGTACATGGAAAAAAGCACTGCGCCTAATGATAAGGGATTGGATATCCAACCGTACTTTACGTCCTTGGCGCGGCACACTAGATTACATCTTTGTTAACCAGCACATCCGCGTGCAAGATGCATATATTATTCTTAATCAACCTGCACCCCATAGCCCTACTTTATACCCCTCTGACCACTTTGGCATTGCTGCTGTTGTAGAAATATCAGGCAGTTAG
- a CDS encoding glutathione S-transferase family protein: MLEFYYNPRSPMARRVWITLLEKDIPFEPILLNLNGDQMATEFLAINPFHHVPVIIDNGFQVIESLAIMDYLEAKYPTPAMLPKEAQALATVRTVQMVTNNELLPQLITLMYEDASSPKFVQAKEHVNKVFNFLTEILGENSYFGSDRLTLGDIVVGGAISLLVKSGENLNDYPKLNDWFEGLMQREAWSKTELSREEFEQFKRVLNILRKRKWSQARSQIVTAVT, from the coding sequence ATGCTTGAGTTTTACTACAATCCTCGATCCCCAATGGCGCGTCGTGTATGGATAACTTTACTAGAAAAAGACATTCCTTTTGAGCCTATTTTGCTAAACTTGAATGGCGACCAAATGGCAACAGAGTTTTTAGCAATTAACCCTTTTCATCACGTTCCCGTCATCATTGATAATGGGTTTCAGGTTATAGAATCTTTAGCAATTATGGATTATTTAGAAGCTAAATATCCAACACCTGCAATGTTGCCTAAAGAAGCCCAAGCATTGGCTACAGTAAGAACAGTACAAATGGTAACTAATAATGAGCTTTTACCTCAGCTAATTACACTAATGTACGAAGATGCAAGCTCTCCTAAATTTGTGCAGGCGAAGGAACACGTAAATAAAGTTTTCAACTTTTTGACAGAAATTTTAGGAGAGAATTCTTATTTTGGAAGCGATCGCTTAACCTTAGGAGATATCGTTGTAGGAGGAGCCATATCTTTATTGGTGAAGTCTGGTGAAAATCTTAACGATTACCCCAAGTTAAATGACTGGTTTGAAGGCTTAATGCAACGAGAAGCATGGAGCAAAACAGAATTGAGCCGGGAAGAGTTTGAGCAATTTAAGCGGGTTCTCAACATACTCCGCAAGCGCAAGTGGAGCCAAGCCAGATCCCAGATTGTTACAGCCGTTACCTAA